The Mesorhizobium sp. NBSH29 genome has a segment encoding these proteins:
- a CDS encoding helix-turn-helix domain-containing protein: MKLHFTADWLRSHIENDPDVDCDAGLPLRDAAPLERLVQAKSRHQSIPGQPSGAAPEQKSVVLFKLVHQLRRKGGLSIAQLAAKIRVDAAELEKVEKEPCYVPNPRTVHQLAEFIGVSARVLERLTAASAAQNDNLTEAAHRFAASSDDLSKLSQAERREFNDFVKVLVSIDKKKG; this comes from the coding sequence ATGAAATTGCATTTCACCGCCGATTGGCTACGCAGCCATATCGAAAATGATCCAGATGTCGATTGCGACGCGGGACTACCGCTACGCGATGCTGCTCCACTTGAGCGTCTTGTGCAGGCGAAGTCTCGTCACCAATCTATTCCGGGGCAGCCAAGTGGCGCTGCTCCGGAGCAGAAATCTGTTGTGCTTTTTAAGTTGGTGCATCAGCTTCGACGCAAGGGTGGATTAAGTATCGCGCAATTGGCTGCCAAGATTCGTGTTGATGCGGCGGAATTGGAGAAGGTGGAGAAGGAGCCCTGCTATGTCCCCAATCCACGTACCGTACATCAGCTAGCCGAGTTCATTGGGGTTTCGGCACGTGTCTTAGAACGGCTGACTGCGGCATCGGCTGCGCAAAACGACAATCTTACCGAGGCGGCACATCGTTTTGCTGCGAGTTCGGACGACCTATCGAAGCTAAGTCAGGCTGAAAGGCGCGAGTTCAACGATTTCGTTAAAGTGCTTGTGTCGATCGATAAGAAGAAGGGATGA
- a CDS encoding amino acid ABC transporter permease: MELIDTFFNWDILVRSFPILLRGLWNTLLLGCASIFFGSIAGLLLCFARLYGVRPLRLVAIFYIDIFRALPILVILILIYYALPFVGLRFSSFTSATLALSMVLAAFTAEICRAGIESIPKGQFETAAALGLPFWLGMRKVILPQALRAITAPLTSNCVAVYKDTALASVVAMPDLLKQATDAQALMANPTPLIGAAIIYLAFLWPLVRVVSYLEERSRR, translated from the coding sequence ATGGAACTGATCGACACATTCTTCAATTGGGACATACTGGTCCGGTCATTCCCTATTTTGCTCCGAGGGCTTTGGAACACGTTGCTTCTTGGCTGCGCCAGCATCTTTTTTGGCAGCATTGCGGGCTTGCTTCTTTGTTTTGCACGCCTTTACGGGGTCCGCCCACTGAGACTTGTGGCGATCTTCTACATCGATATTTTTCGAGCTCTGCCGATCCTGGTGATACTCATTCTGATATATTATGCGCTGCCATTCGTGGGTCTGCGGTTTTCGTCATTCACCTCCGCCACTCTCGCCTTGTCGATGGTGTTGGCAGCGTTTACCGCCGAGATATGCCGAGCGGGGATAGAGAGCATTCCCAAGGGGCAGTTCGAAACTGCAGCCGCACTGGGTTTGCCGTTTTGGCTGGGGATGCGAAAGGTTATCCTCCCACAAGCACTCCGCGCCATCACAGCACCACTCACCAGCAATTGCGTTGCAGTTTACAAAGATACCGCACTTGCTTCGGTCGTTGCCATGCCGGATCTGTTGAAACAGGCGACCGATGCCCAGGCGTTGATGGCCAATCCAACGCCGCTCATCGGAGCGGCTATTATTTATCTCGCTTTCCTTTGGCCGCTCGTGCGAGTGGTGAGCTATCTGGAGGAACGGAGCAGGCGTTAA
- a CDS encoding indolepyruvate oxidoreductase subunit beta family protein — translation MSEAPFLKNMPPQEHSIIKLAVLAVGGQGGGVLTDWITDVAERSGYLAQSTSVAGVAQRTGATIYYVEMCPNTGRRPVFALSPAQGDVDILIAAELMEAGRAVMRGFVTPGRTTLIASSHRIAAVSEKIEPGDGRASSQKVQAAAREAAKRFIAFDMEKIAVEAGSMISASLLGALAGSGALPFDRVAYEQTIEASGRGVRASLVAFAGAYDRAHNHVQEWAEEAFRSSLADHDAIAGHKPNAEPSPADSVKGPDRLMREWQSLAMRIKAYPDPLQDMASRGLRKVVDYQDLAYGKEYLARLDQAVDIDAPARGHALSIAAAKHLANAMCYDDMIRVSDLKTRSTRDARVRREVGVSGGTVVQVTEYFHPRIEEFCGALPVRLGRYIESRPNLSHWLDRRINRGRRIRTDSFLGFAVLWIVGGLRRWRRHLLRHQIEVEHLERWYRLALDHAAADYDLAIEIINCRRLIKGYSDTHLRGQSKFDRVLSGLTLLKGRDDAADWLRRLREAALKDEKGDMLDGALKTISTLG, via the coding sequence ATGAGCGAAGCACCCTTTTTGAAAAATATGCCCCCCCAGGAACATAGCATCATCAAGCTCGCGGTGCTTGCAGTCGGCGGACAGGGTGGCGGCGTTCTGACCGACTGGATCACGGACGTTGCCGAGCGCAGCGGCTATCTAGCGCAATCAACGTCGGTAGCGGGCGTTGCACAGCGCACCGGCGCCACCATCTATTACGTTGAGATGTGTCCCAACACGGGCCGCCGTCCCGTTTTTGCGTTGTCGCCGGCGCAAGGCGATGTCGACATTTTGATCGCCGCGGAATTGATGGAAGCCGGGCGCGCCGTCATGCGAGGCTTCGTCACTCCGGGTCGCACAACGCTTATTGCGTCCTCGCATCGTATTGCTGCGGTGTCTGAAAAGATTGAACCCGGAGATGGGCGCGCCTCGTCGCAAAAGGTGCAAGCAGCCGCACGAGAAGCCGCAAAGCGCTTTATTGCATTCGACATGGAAAAGATTGCCGTCGAGGCTGGCTCGATGATTTCGGCTAGCCTTTTGGGCGCTCTGGCAGGTTCAGGAGCGCTGCCTTTCGACCGCGTCGCGTACGAACAAACGATCGAGGCTTCGGGCCGTGGCGTCAGAGCCAGCCTCGTGGCATTTGCTGGTGCTTATGATCGTGCGCATAATCACGTTCAAGAATGGGCGGAAGAGGCGTTTCGTTCCAGCCTAGCCGACCATGATGCAATTGCCGGGCACAAACCCAATGCCGAACCTTCCCCGGCAGATAGCGTTAAAGGCCCGGATCGTCTTATGCGAGAATGGCAGTCGCTCGCCATGCGGATCAAAGCGTATCCCGACCCCTTGCAAGACATGGCTAGCCGGGGGCTTCGAAAAGTCGTGGACTACCAGGATCTGGCTTATGGCAAAGAGTATCTTGCTCGGCTCGATCAGGCAGTAGACATTGACGCCCCAGCGCGCGGCCACGCCCTTTCGATTGCCGCTGCCAAGCACCTTGCAAACGCCATGTGCTACGATGACATGATCCGCGTTTCCGACCTCAAAACTCGCTCGACGCGGGATGCTCGGGTGCGCAGAGAGGTGGGGGTCTCGGGCGGGACGGTGGTGCAGGTCACCGAATATTTTCATCCCCGTATTGAGGAGTTCTGTGGCGCTTTGCCGGTTAGACTAGGCCGCTATATCGAAAGCCGACCTAACCTCTCACACTGGCTGGATCGCCGCATCAACCGCGGGCGTCGCATTAGAACGGACAGTTTTCTGGGCTTTGCTGTGCTCTGGATTGTAGGCGGCCTGCGCCGTTGGCGACGCCATCTTCTGCGTCACCAGATCGAGGTGGAGCATCTGGAGCGATGGTACCGGCTCGCTCTCGATCATGCGGCGGCAGACTATGATCTGGCTATCGAAATAATCAATTGCCGTCGCCTGATCAAAGGGTACAGCGATACCCACCTGCGCGGGCAATCAAAGTTTGATCGGGTTCTTTCCGGCCTCACACTGCTCAAAGGACGTGACGATGCTGCCGATTGGCTGCGGCGTCTGCGCGAAGCGGCATTAAAGGATGAAAAAGGCGACATGCTGGATGGCGCGCTGAAAACGATTAGCACGTTGGGCTGA
- a CDS encoding thiamine pyrophosphate-dependent enzyme: MAERSFVKEVEKLRLGAGEEFSGEGILAITKALLECGVGYVGGYQGAPISHLMDVLADAQDILGELGVHFEASASEATATAMLAASVHYPIRGAATFKSTVGTNVASDALANLASGGVTGGALIIVGEDYGEGSSIMQERSHAFAMKSQVWLLDPRPNLPSMVKSVEDGFDLSEISNTPVMLLVRIRSCHVHGQFTARDNKRPTTTVADALESPRRDTNRIVLPPASFRHEKEKVEKRWPAAVDFIRSRKINEFFGPASSGVGIICQGGMYNAVIRALQRIGLADIYGSTEVPLYVLNAVYPLVDDEFLGFCEGKESILVIEEGQPNYIEQAFGNMLHKARRETRVFGKEFLPMAGEYTGQVMFDGIGAFLRDTAPHMLPVQIRAPNKLDHGEEVSDLTSVVPGRPPGFCIGCPERPIFAATKLIEQELGPHHIASDIGCHLFSIMPPFELGATTMGYGLGPASASAFNSPDAKRRSISFVGDGGFWHNGLTSSIGNAVFNKNDGVIVIVDNFYSAATGGQDILSSRAGNRSKSTKHPITEAVKGIGVKWVRHIENTYDVSRMREVLREALTTDVSGPKVIVASSECMLNLQRREKPLIANAVKIGKRVVKPKFGVDEDICTGDHACMRLSGCPSLSVKSLDDPLRDDPVAHIDQSCVGCGNCGEVADAAVLCPSFYRADIVHNPGGWERFIGSLRRQLIGFMQHTRESRRLSFSDA; the protein is encoded by the coding sequence ATGGCTGAACGTTCCTTTGTAAAGGAAGTCGAAAAACTGCGCCTTGGTGCCGGCGAAGAATTTTCAGGCGAAGGCATTTTGGCCATTACCAAGGCCCTTCTGGAATGCGGCGTTGGGTATGTTGGAGGCTATCAGGGAGCTCCGATCAGCCATCTGATGGACGTGCTTGCCGACGCACAGGATATACTTGGTGAGCTTGGCGTGCACTTTGAGGCAAGTGCGTCCGAAGCGACGGCAACTGCCATGCTTGCCGCGTCCGTACACTATCCGATCCGCGGCGCGGCCACCTTCAAGTCGACAGTGGGGACGAATGTCGCATCCGACGCGCTGGCCAACCTTGCGTCAGGCGGCGTTACCGGCGGCGCATTGATCATAGTCGGCGAGGACTACGGCGAAGGTTCTTCGATCATGCAGGAACGCAGCCATGCGTTCGCGATGAAAAGCCAGGTCTGGTTGCTTGACCCTCGGCCTAATCTGCCGTCGATGGTCAAATCTGTCGAAGACGGGTTCGACTTGTCAGAGATTTCCAACACGCCGGTCATGCTTCTCGTGCGGATACGCTCTTGTCATGTGCATGGGCAATTCACCGCGAGGGACAACAAGCGGCCAACAACAACGGTTGCCGACGCGCTGGAATCCCCTCGCCGCGACACCAACCGCATCGTATTGCCGCCCGCTTCCTTTCGACATGAGAAGGAAAAAGTGGAAAAGCGTTGGCCCGCTGCTGTTGATTTCATCCGCTCGCGCAAAATCAACGAATTCTTCGGACCAGCAAGTTCCGGTGTCGGCATCATATGCCAGGGCGGCATGTACAACGCTGTTATTCGCGCCCTACAGCGGATCGGGTTAGCCGACATTTATGGCAGCACCGAAGTGCCGCTCTATGTGTTGAATGCCGTCTATCCACTGGTCGACGATGAGTTCCTCGGCTTTTGTGAAGGCAAGGAGAGCATTCTCGTTATCGAGGAAGGACAGCCGAATTATATTGAGCAGGCGTTCGGCAACATGCTGCACAAGGCACGCCGCGAAACGCGCGTCTTCGGTAAAGAATTCCTGCCAATGGCCGGTGAATACACAGGACAAGTTATGTTCGACGGCATCGGAGCCTTCCTGCGCGATACCGCCCCGCATATGCTGCCCGTACAGATAAGAGCCCCCAACAAGCTTGATCATGGCGAGGAGGTTTCTGATTTGACCAGTGTGGTACCCGGTCGTCCACCGGGCTTTTGCATTGGCTGTCCTGAGCGCCCTATTTTTGCCGCCACCAAGCTGATCGAACAGGAGCTCGGCCCGCATCACATCGCGTCGGATATTGGCTGTCATCTGTTCTCGATCATGCCGCCCTTTGAACTGGGTGCCACCACAATGGGCTACGGTCTGGGACCTGCCTCGGCATCTGCCTTCAATTCACCCGATGCCAAGCGGCGATCGATCTCCTTCGTTGGCGATGGTGGCTTTTGGCATAATGGTCTCACATCCTCGATCGGCAATGCTGTATTCAACAAGAATGATGGCGTCATCGTCATCGTCGACAACTTCTATTCTGCAGCAACGGGCGGGCAGGACATCCTCTCCTCGCGAGCAGGAAACCGATCGAAATCGACGAAACATCCGATTACCGAGGCGGTCAAAGGCATCGGCGTCAAATGGGTGCGCCATATCGAAAATACCTACGATGTCAGCAGGATGCGGGAAGTACTGCGCGAGGCGCTGACAACAGATGTTAGTGGACCCAAAGTCATCGTCGCATCCTCGGAATGCATGCTGAACCTGCAGCGCCGGGAGAAACCGCTCATTGCGAATGCCGTCAAAATCGGGAAGCGCGTGGTTAAGCCAAAGTTTGGTGTCGACGAGGATATCTGCACGGGAGACCATGCCTGCATGCGTCTCTCAGGTTGCCCATCGCTTTCGGTGAAATCCCTTGACGATCCGCTGCGGGATGATCCGGTCGCGCATATAGATCAGAGCTGTGTTGGCTGCGGAAATTGCGGCGAGGTGGCGGATGCAGCCGTGCTCTGTCCGTCTTTTTACCGTGCCGACATTGTTCACAATCCCGGCGGATGGGAGCGCTTTATCGGGTCCTTGAGACGCCAGTTGATTGGCTTTATGCAACATACACGTGAAAGCCGCCGGCTCAGTTTCTCCGATGCTTGA
- a CDS encoding ImmA/IrrE family metallo-endopeptidase: protein MSAIEPTIGDFERQDIHEHIARLLRDLGNPEPPLRLEQVRALQKLDLTYYSKANLNLLDEIAHRARMAGNEITTTAKRMVDVVKKYGLRGMLMSKEGDKRIFIDDDVAELKRRFLIAHEITHDLLPWHRSLLLGDNESTLNPTFHQTMEAEANYGGRHLLFLGGKFQREALDCSSEWKSIEQLRKRYGNTLTTTLWQMVCERNPDFPAFGVVSRHPYHSDICKKAGNDDVAYFPRSKAFVERFSGITAGIAYSAICDHATTRKRGPVGEGESIFYDVNGEPHVFWLYSFSNTYDLLTYCIYKKKHQRIFLVGVRAA from the coding sequence ATGTCCGCTATCGAGCCGACAATTGGGGACTTCGAACGCCAGGATATCCACGAGCACATCGCGCGCTTGTTGAGGGATCTTGGCAATCCAGAGCCCCCTCTGCGGCTGGAGCAAGTGCGCGCGCTCCAGAAGCTCGATCTCACTTACTATAGCAAAGCAAATCTCAACCTCTTGGATGAGATTGCGCACAGAGCGCGAATGGCTGGAAACGAGATCACAACTACCGCAAAGCGAATGGTCGATGTCGTCAAGAAATACGGCCTTCGTGGCATGCTTATGTCGAAGGAAGGCGACAAGCGGATATTCATCGATGACGATGTTGCGGAGTTGAAACGGCGCTTTCTCATCGCGCATGAGATTACGCACGACCTTCTGCCGTGGCACCGTTCACTGCTGCTGGGAGACAACGAGTCAACGTTGAATCCGACATTTCACCAGACGATGGAAGCGGAGGCCAACTATGGCGGGCGCCATCTCCTCTTTCTTGGCGGAAAGTTTCAAAGGGAAGCATTGGACTGCTCCTCCGAATGGAAGAGCATTGAGCAGTTGCGCAAGCGCTACGGAAACACTCTGACGACAACTCTTTGGCAAATGGTTTGCGAGCGTAATCCTGATTTTCCGGCCTTCGGCGTGGTCAGTCGGCACCCGTATCACAGCGACATCTGTAAGAAGGCCGGAAACGATGACGTCGCCTATTTCCCGAGGTCCAAAGCCTTTGTAGAGCGCTTCTCGGGCATCACTGCGGGCATCGCCTATTCGGCAATCTGCGACCACGCGACGACGCGAAAAAGAGGACCGGTGGGAGAAGGAGAAAGCATTTTTTACGACGTAAACGGCGAGCCGCACGTTTTCTGGCTATACAGCTTCTCAAACACCTATGATTTGCTGACGTACTGCATCTACAAGAAGAAGCACCAACGCATTTTCCTTGTCGGCGTTAGGGCAGCTTGA